The nucleotide window TTATGTATGCAGAAGAACTTTTAAGTACACTGATGCAAAAAAAAGTTGTAGGTCAATTACCGAAACTGATTACCGATATTGCGATTGACTCGCGCAGTGTACAGCCAAACAGTTTATTTATTTGTATAAAAGGTTTTACGGTGGACGGGCATGATTACGCCCAAAAGGCAGTTGATGCTGGTGCAACTGTAATTGTTACTGAACGTCCATTACAGTTAGATGGAGAAATTGCACAAGTAATCGTAAAAAATACGACACGTACACTTGGCATTTTAGCAGCAAAGTTTTTTGATTATCCATCGAAGGATATAATGATGATCGGGGTAACAGGTACAAACGGGAAAACAAGTGTGTCTGGTATTATCCACAATATATTAATCGGACTTGGCGAAAAATCGGCATTGTCAGGAACAATCGGTTTCAATCTAAATGGAGTGCTATATGAATCGGCCAATACGACGAGCGATTCATTGAATACACAGCAGATGATTTTCCGCGCGAAAAGCGAAGGCTGCCGTGCAATGGTGATGGAAGTTTCTTCACACGGTTTAGCATTAGGCCGCTTAGCCGGTGTCGACTATGATGTAGCGGTATTTACGAATTTAACGCATGATCATTTAGATTTCCATGGTACGATGGAAAACTATGGCAACACGAAAGGTTTGCTGTTTTCTCAGTTAGGACAAGACTTGGAAAAAAATAAACATGTCGTTTTAAATGCAGATGATCCATGGTCTGAGCGCTATGCGGAAATGACACCATTCCCGATTTGGACTTACGGTTTGCATAATAAGGCGATTTTCCGTGCAGTGAACTGCAGTTATGGAAATGGAATGACGCAATTCGATATGGAAACGCCGGAGGGAACTTTCCCTGTTTCAATGCATTTACTAGGCGAGTTTAATATTTATAATGTACTTGCAGCAACAGCCGTGTTCTATGCTCGCGGTTTCCCGATTGATGTCATTATCGAACAAATTGAAATGCTGCCTCCGGTAAAAGGACGTATGGAGAAAGTGGATTCGGATTTACCGATTCAAATGTTCATCGACTATGCACATACGCCTGATGCGATTGAAAAAGCGATCAATGCGGCAATGCCATATAAAAAACCGGAAAATAAATTGATTTTCCTTGTTGGTACAGGTGGCGGACGCGATAAATCAAAACGTCCGACAATGGCGGAAAAAGCATCTGTTGCAGATTATGTAATTCTGACGACGGATGATCCGCGCTATGAGGAATTCGACAGTATTACAGGTGATTTGGCAAAAGGTATGAAACATAAAAACTATGCCTGTATCGGTGACCGTGCGGAAGCCGTTAGACATGCAGTAAGTGTAGCAAATCCTGGTGATATTATTATTTTCGCAGGTAAAGGTCATGAGGACTA belongs to Solibacillus sp. FSL W7-1436 and includes:
- a CDS encoding UDP-N-acetylmuramoyl-L-alanyl-D-glutamate--2,6-diaminopimelate ligase — encoded protein: MYAEELLSTLMQKKVVGQLPKLITDIAIDSRSVQPNSLFICIKGFTVDGHDYAQKAVDAGATVIVTERPLQLDGEIAQVIVKNTTRTLGILAAKFFDYPSKDIMMIGVTGTNGKTSVSGIIHNILIGLGEKSALSGTIGFNLNGVLYESANTTSDSLNTQQMIFRAKSEGCRAMVMEVSSHGLALGRLAGVDYDVAVFTNLTHDHLDFHGTMENYGNTKGLLFSQLGQDLEKNKHVVLNADDPWSERYAEMTPFPIWTYGLHNKAIFRAVNCSYGNGMTQFDMETPEGTFPVSMHLLGEFNIYNVLAATAVFYARGFPIDVIIEQIEMLPPVKGRMEKVDSDLPIQMFIDYAHTPDAIEKAINAAMPYKKPENKLIFLVGTGGGRDKSKRPTMAEKASVADYVILTTDDPRYEEFDSITGDLAKGMKHKNYACIGDRAEAVRHAVSVANPGDIIIFAGKGHEDYQIIENTKYPHSDAKIAIEAGKLKFV